One Maribacter sp. HTCC2170 genomic window, TGTGGTTACTTATTGGTTATTTCACTTTTGAACACCTTAAAAAGGTAAAATTTTACACCTTGTTGATTATTCCGTATTTGGTCTGGATGACTATCGCCACAAGTCTAAACGCTTATATATTTCTTTATAACCAATAATCTCAAAGTAACCTTAATGCTTCTCTTTTGCTTAAGGGAGCTAATTTGTGGTTTGATACAAACTTAACTACCCATTTGGGATTGGTTCTGCTATATTCACGTAATACCCATCCGATAGCCTTGTTTATAAAAAATTCATTCGAACCTAGCAGAAGGTTGATAATCTGGGATAGCCTTTGCGTATCCATTTTATCCTTGCTTTTAAGCTGGTATAACAAACAACAGCGTTGTAACCACATATTGCCAGATGCCAACCATTTTTCTATAATAGGTTTCAATTGTTCCGGAAACATATCAAAATATGGACCTATCAACTTTACTGCGATATAGTCCACCGTATCCCACCACGATTTATGGGTAACCATGAATTCCAATAGGGCAATATCACTTTTTACAAACTGTTTTTTGTATTTGTGCACTAATTCTTGCCCTATGAATTGATATTCCCGTTCAGGTTTATTCCATAAGGTTTTAATGATTAATTGCAATTCGGATTTTGGGGGAAGAAAATCTTTGGCAAGAAAAGGTTTTTGTATTTCGCGGCGTACTGGAGTTTTTATGCCATAGAATTCGAACTGGTTTCGCATATAGGCCTTTTGTTCTTCAGCGATTTTGGCATTGGAATTACGCTTAAGTTCAAGTTCTAATGTTTGTATGTATTCGTTCATTTTAAACCTCCTTATACCTAAAACAACTTTTCTCATGATCGTTGACCATACCAATGGCTTGCATAAAAGCATAGACCACGGTACTACCAACAAATTTGAATCCTCGCTTTTTCAAGTCTTTACTAATCTTATCGGATAAGGGAGTATTTGCCGGGCCTTCCTTATAATCCAATAAGGAGTTTTTAATGGGTTTGTTATTTACAAATCCCCAAATGTAATTGCTAAAACTCCCAAATTCTTCCTGTATTTTCATAAAGGACTGGGCATTGCTAATGGCCGAATGTACTTTAAGTTTGTTCCTGATGATTCCTGCATCATTCAATAAGGCTTCAATCTTAGCATCACCATAAGTAGCGATTTTTTTATAATCAAAATGGTTAAAAGCTTTCCTGAAATTCTCTCGTTTTCGAAGAATGGTTATCCAGCTTAAACCAGCTTGAAAAGTTTCCAAAATCAGAAACTCGAACAAGGTTTCATCATCCTTTACGGGAACGCCCCATTCCAAATCGTGATAAGCCTCATACAGGTCATTACCTAAACACCAACCACATTTATGTTTTTCCATTATTCATTTTATGATTTAAAGATATAGATAAATACAATTCCAAGATATTGAGTATTCTACTATTGGATAGTTGATTTATGAAACGAGACTTTATGGGATGATGTTCGGTGGAAATCTGTTAGTTTAAATTCAAAAATATGGTAGTATAACTTTTATTAAAAATAGTTAAACTATTATATATTGATAGTAATACTATTATATTTGTAACGAACAAAACAAATGACCAATGGAACGCCTGCTACAATCTGTTAAAATAAACATCAATGAAAAAATCTTTCTGAAAGATCCAGAATCCTCTGATTTGGGAAAAAGTATAGTCGAGGAAAGTATTCTTATGATTCATAAAATGGGTTTCGAAAGTTTCACCTTTAAAAAGCTAGGTATTAAGATAGGGTCTAACGAAAGTTCTATCTACCGTTATTTTGAAAACAAGCACAAATTGTTGTTATACTTAACTTCCTGGTATTGGGGTTGGTTGGAATATCAATTGGTATTTGCAACCAATAGTATTAGTGACCATGCCGAAAAACTAAAAAGGACCATCGAGATTGTTACAAAGACCACCGAAGAAGATTCTGCCTTTTCACATATTAATGAAGTGCTACTCAATAAAATCGTAATCAATGAATATTCAAAATCATATTTGACAAAAGAGGTGGACACAGAGAACAAAGCGGGTTATTTTGTGATTTATAAAAGATTGGTCAATCGTATTAGGGATATGATATCTGCTCTGGATTCTGAATATGAGTATCCATCAAGTCTTGCGAGTACAATTTTGGAAGGATCCCTGCACCAATATTTCCTTAAAGATCATTTCCCTTCTATGACCGACTGTCATAAGGACAGTGGCCCAACAAATTACTTTCTTAATCTAGTTTTCAATTTACTCAAATCATAGACCGTATGGCTAAAACTATTATGACCTCAGATGCAAAGGCGCGCACAAATTATAAACTTATTTTCAAGGATATTTTTTTTATCGTTTCCGGGATATTTACCGCAGCGTTTGGACTTGAAAGTTTTTTGTTCCCAAATCGTTTTATCGATGGTGGGGCAACTGGTATTTCTTTATTAGTCGCAGAGGTGAGCAATTTACCCCTTTCATTACTCATTATATTGGTGAATATTCCTTTTATAATCCTCGGGTTTCGAGTAATTGGCCGCACTTTTGCTCTAAAGGCAACATTTGCGATTTTAGGATTGGCATTGGTTTTGGCCACTGTGAACTTTCCGGAAATCACCCAGGACAAGCTATTGGTCGCTGTTTTTGGAGGATTTTTTTTGGGTGCAGGAATAGGTTTGTCGGTTAGGGGAGGTAGTGTTTTGGATGGGACTGAGGTTTTGGCGATTTTTCTAAGTCGAAAACTGGGTACCACTATTGGGGACATTATTATTTTGGTCAATATAATGGTCTTCTTGGCCGCGGCCTATCTCCTATCCATAGAGACTGCTTTATATTCAATGCTTACCTATTTGGCCGCCTCAAAAACACTTGATTTTGTGATAGAAGGTATTGAAGAGTACACGGGAGTTACCATAATATCCGATTTCAGTAATGATATTCGATTAATGATCATAAATAAATTAGGTCGCGGTGTTACTATATATGATGCAAAGGGTGGTTATGTTGAGAATGGCAAGCATAATGAGTATGACGTACTCTTTACGGTAATTACCAGGTTGGAAATTCGTAAACTGAATATCGAGATTTCCAAAATTGATCCTAAAGCTTTTGTGGTGATGAACAAAATCAATGATACTCGAGGGGGAATGATAAAAAAGAGAGTATTGTAAGGTTTTGTGAAAAACACCTACATATGTCACCAATGTTACCAATAAATAAATGATTCATTGGTAACTTTGCACTTCAAAATTACTAGTATGAAAACTATCGTTTTAGAAGGTTTAGAGAGTACAACTGAAGAATTGGTCCAAAAAGGAACAAGAAAGGCCATGTCTTATAAAGAATACAGGTTATTGGTCGATGATTTGGCCGCAGCCAAAAAATCAACGGGCCCAGAGCAAACAGAGACATTGACCGATTATACCCTTTTGAACCAAAGACGCATGAAGCGATTGGATAAGACTTTGAAAATTGGGGAGGAGATAGTGACAAAAATCAAGGGTTATGATAAAAAAGTTACTTGGTTGGTGTTGACAGAAAGTTGGTGTGGTGATGCTGCCCAAACAATGCCTATGATAAACAAAGTAGCCCAGTTGAACGATGATATTTCATTGAAGGTCATTTTACGTGATGAAAATCTTGATATTATGAATCGTTTTCTAACCAATGGAGCCATGGCGATACCTAAATTGATCATGGTTGAGGATGGTTCAGGAAAGGTGGTTGGAGAATGGGGTTCGCGACCTAAAGTTGCCGCTAAAATGGTCATAGATTATAAAAATGAGCATGGTACTTTAACTCCAGAGTTTAAACAAGATTTACAAGTTTGGTATAACAAGGATAAGGGGCAAAGTACTTTAGATGATTTGTTGGGGTTACTTTCCTTGAAATAAATAGGTGATTGTGCCTTTTTGAGAGGCTTTTGTCGAAGTATTGAATTTAGCTTTTAAAGCATAAGTGATTGCATTGTCGACCAAACAACCGTTTGAAGTGCCTGAACTTTTTGCATTATAACTAGCATCTGACACATTGCCTACGGCATCAACGACTATGTTGATTACTACCTTTCCACCTTCTATGCAGGTGTAAATTGGAGGGGGCAGTTTGTAATTATTTCTTCCAACCAATGAATAGGAAACCGAAGTTTTTCTTTCTGCCAAATTATTGGTGCGCTCCTCTTTTTGAGCCTCACGTTCTCCCAATAATTTCTTTTTTTCCTCTCTCTGTTTTGCCAGTTCTTTAACCTTTGCGGCATATTCAGAATCTTCGTTGCTATAATCTGAAATCTCATCGGTTTCATTAGCGGCTTTTTCTTCAAGAATTTCTTCAAGCGTTTTTAAAGGTTCAGGGTCACCATAGCTTGGTTTTGCAGTTTCATTATAGGCCATGTGGCTTTTTATGGGGTCTTGCTGTTGCAATTCTTCTATTAACTTCTCCTCTTCCTTGAGCAATTCTTCAAGTATCTCAGGATCTAAAACCATTTCAACAATGTATTCATCTTCCTCTTGTTGACCGCCTAAATGTATGTTATAGAGTCCCAACACCATAATGGACATGGTGAGGAAGGTAATCAATAGCGATAACTGTTGACGACTGAGACTCATAGAGCTATAACCACTTTTTTATAAAATTATTTTAAAAACGTTTTAAAAGAGAGCCATTTGTTTAAAAACCAGCTTTTTGACTTCTTAATCAAGCAATGTTTTCTCGAAAACCAATGGGTCTAGGGCTTTATTTACGTTGTAATCGCCTATTTTGGTTCTTCTGAGACGAGATAAATGCGCTCCAGACCGTAAGTGTAGCCCAAAATCATGGGCTAAGGATCGTATATATGTTCCTTTACTGCATACAACCCTAAATTCGACCTCAGGTATATTGATCTTAGTGATTTCAAATTCAGAAATGGTGACCAATCTTTTTTTGATTTCTACTTCCTTACCTTCCCGGGCATATTCGTAAAGTCGCTTTCCATCTTTTTTTAATGCCGAAAAGATAGGTGGGACCTGTTCTATGTTCCCCATAAATTGCGCAGTGGTATCGCGAATCATTTCATCGGTTATATGCTCAATTGGAAAATTTTCATTGACTTCAGTTTCCAAATCAAATGAAGGGGTGGTCGCCCCAAGGGTAATAGTACCAGTATATTCTTTTATCTGTCCTTGAAGGTCGTTTATCTTTTTTGTGAACTTACCTGTACAGATGAGTAAAAGTCCCGTGGCTAATGGGTCTAATGTGCCCGCATGGCCAACTTTGATTTTTTTTAGCTGGAATTTCCTTCGAATGACCCATTTAAGTTTGTTAACTGCCTGAAACGATGACCAACCTAATGGTTTGTCGATTAGGAGTAATTGTCCGTCTAAAAAATCTTCTTTCGATAATGATTTCATAAAGGATTTTCGTTAGTACAGATTACTGTTCGGAATTGGGCTTTAGCTCCAAAAACTATAACCTATTGCAATAAGCCCCACCAGCAAGCAGTAAATGGCAAAGTAAGTAAGCTTGCTCTTCTTAACAAGTTGAATCATCCAGGTGCAGGCTGCTAACCCCGCTATAAACGCCGCTATGAATCCTGCGCTCATTGCAAATGTGTTTTCACTATCAAAACTAAGTTCTCCACTCATGATATCCTTGGCCATTTTACCAAATATCAGAGGCACTACCATAAGAAAAGAGAAACGGGCGGCTTTTGTTTTATCAACCCCTAACAATACCGATGTTGATATTGTTGCCCCACTTCTAGAAATTCCTGGGAGCATTGCAATTGCTTGTGAAATACCAACAATGAACGCATTTTTATAGGAAACCTTTTTGTCAGTATCTTTCGCCTTATCAGCGAAATAGAGTAAAATCGCAGTAATCAATAGCATGAAGCCCACTAAACGAATATCTCCACCAAAAAAAGCTTCCAACTGTTCTTCAAAAAACAATCCAACCAAAACGGCCGGTAACATTGAAATGATAATTTTCAATGAAAATCGGGTTTCCTCATTCCATTTAAACTGAAAGAGTCCACTTAGAATTTCCCACACATCTTTTCTGAAAACGACTATGGTGCTAAGGGCAGTAGCGAAATGAAGTACAACAGTAAATAAAAGGCTTTCTTCTGGAACCGAATTGTCACCTAATATGGCTTTGCCCAATTCTAGATGTCCGCTTGATGATACAGGAAGAAATTCGGTAAGTCCTTGAATAATACCAAGGATAATAGCATCTATAGTCTCCAATTACTTGCGCTTCTTATGGGGATTCAACAAAATGGCATAAACTTCGATACCCAAACCAATCAACACCAAAGTCGGTGCCAATCGTATTCTTCGAAAATTATAAATATCGTCATTAAATACATTAGGGTCATCACTACCTCCGCCACTCATTAAAATAAACCCTAAAGCGATAAAGGCTATACCAATGAACATGAACATATAATTTTTCTTCTGGAAAATAAACTCAGGCTTTGCTGCCTGGCCAGGAGTATTCTTTTGCTTTTTACCCATATCGCAAATTTAGTAATATAATTCGTCCGTCCTAAGGTTTAAAAACCGTTGGGTTGCAAAATAAGTGCTTATTAGTGAAATCAATACCCCTAAAACAAAAACTCCTGCAAAAAGCAATATCAATAATGTACTATCCTGAAAAAGATTTAATTCAGGGAAATTTTTGTTCAAATAAAATAGTACCCCTCCCAAAGCCAAAAGGGCAATAAGCGACCCCAACATTCCAAGTTTAATATTGGACCAAATAAATGGCCTTCGAATAAAAACCTTGGTTGCACCTACCATTTGCATGGTCTTTATTATGAATCGTTTCGAATATATTGATAATCGAATAGAGCTATTGATGAGTAGTACGGCGATAAAAGTAAAGATAGTGCTGGCAATGAGAATCCAGAAGCTTATTTTTTTAACATTGTCACTAAGAAGACCAACCAAAGGTTTGTCATAACTGACTTCATCAACATAGTTCTTTTTCGATATTTCGGTTGCGATACTTTCTATTTGCTCAGGGGAAACAAAATCTGCATTCAATTGAACATCAATGGAATTTTTTAATGGATTATATCCTAAAAAGTCAATGAAATTCTCCCCAATTTCTTCGCTATGTTGTTCGGCAGCTTCTTCTTTGGATACATAGGTCGCCAATTTGGTGTATTCGGCCATTGCCAAACTCTTTTGTAATTGGTCAACTTCCACTTCCTTGGCATTTTCTTTTAGAAAAACAGATATGGTTATCTGCTCTTTAAAATGATCTGCCATTTTTTTTGTGTTCAGGACCAATAATCCAAGAATCCCAAGAAGAAAGAGCACCAAACCAATGCTCAAAACCACTGAGAAGTAAGAAGAAATCAGCTTTCGTTTTTGGTACCTTTCAAAAGATTTACTCATGTATAGGATATGAATATGTAAAAATAGGAAAGTAAATTGAATAAACTTATTTTTGCCCGGTATAGTAAAGAAAGCGACAAAATGCAGTACAATTTCAACGAAATTGAGGCCAAATGGCAGAAATATTGGGCCAAAAATCAAACTTTTAAAGCAGAGAATAATTCAGAAAAGGAAAAATTCTATGTGTTGGACATGTTCCCTTATCCATCAGGTGCAGGACTTCATGTTGGTCACCCATTAGGGTATATTGCCAGCGATATTTATGCACGGTACAAAAGGCATAAAGGCTTCAATGTTTTACATCCAATGGGTTACGATTCTTTTGGGCTTCCAGCAGAGCAGTATGCTATACAAACTGGTCAACATCCGGCAATTACAACAGAAACTAATATTAACAGATATAGGGAGCAATTAGATAAAATTGGGTTCTCTTTTGATTGGAGTCGTGAGGTGCGAACGTCTAATCCAAAGTATTACAAATGGACACAGTGGGTTTTTATTCAACTGTTCAATTCATGGTATAACAAGGATTCTGATAAGGCAGAAGATATTCAGACATTGATTTCAATTTTTGAAAAGGAAGGAAATGCAACGGTTAATGCTGTTTGCGATGAAAACGTTGATGCTTTTTCCGCCCAAGATTGGAATTCGTTTTCAAATAAGAGAAAACAAGAGATATTATTACACTACCGTTTGACTTATTTGGCGGAAACAGAGGTGAATTGGTGCCCTGCATTAGGTACCGTATTGGCCAATGACGAAATTGTAAATGGTGTTTCCGAACGAGGTGGGCATCCTGTAGTTCGTAAAAAAATGACCCAATGGAGTATGAGAATCACTGCTTATGCACAGCGTTTGTTAGATGGCTTGGATAAGATATATTGGCCACAACCCTTAAAAGATTCCCAAACGAATTGGATTGGTCGTTCTGAAGGAGCTTCCGCAATATTCAATGTTAATGGTCATGATGCCATTATTGATGTCTTCACAACAAGACCAGATACCATTTTTGGGGTCAGTTTTATGACATTGGCTCCTGAGCATGAATTGGTTTCGAAAATTACAACGGGTGAGCAAAAGGCCGAAGTTGAAGCTTATATTGAAGCAACTGCAAAACGTTCTGAGCGTGATCGTATGGCCGATGTAAAAACGATAACAGGTGCTTTTACGGGTGCATATGCAGAACACCCGTTTACAAAAGAACCCATTCCTATTTGGATTGGAGATTATGTTCTGGCGGGCTACGGAACAGGAGCTGTAATGTCCGTTCCTTGTGGGGATCAACGGGATTATGATTTTGCGAAGCATTTTAATATCTCCATCCCGAACATATTTGAGGGAGTTGATATTTCTGAAGAAGCTTTTGCTGATAAGTCAACTACGGTGATTACAAACTCTGATTTCTTAAACGGATTAAAATATACGAAGGCTGTAAAAAGAGCCATTTATGAGTTGGCGCAGTTGGGACAAGGTGAGGGCAAGATTAATTACCGTTTGCGTGATGCTGTTTTTAGCCGTCAACGGTATTGGGGAGAGCCTTTTCCTGTGTATTATGTAGACGGAATGCCGCAGATGATCAATGCCGAGCATTTGCCAATAGAATTGCCCGAGGTTGAAAAATATTTACCAACTGAAACAGGAGAACCACCCTTAGGGAATGCTGAGGTTTGGGCATGGGACACTGACACTAATAAGGTTGTACATAACAGCGCGATAAACAATGCCACGGTGTGGCCGTTGGAATTAAATACTATGCCAGGTTGGGCAGGCAGCTCGCAGTATTTTAACCGGTATATGGACTCTGGAAATGAGAATGATATATTTTCAAAGGAAGCCATAAACTATTGGCAAGATGTTGATTTATATATTGGCGGTAGTGAACATGCCACAGGGCATTTGCTGTACTCTCGTTTTTGGCAAAAATTTATGTTTGATAAAGGTTTGGTGCCAAAAGATGAGTTTGCCAAAAAATTAATTAATCAAGGGATGATTACCGGGACCAGTGCTTTTGTTTATAGAGAAGAAGAAACGGGGAATGTGATTTCCAAAGGATTGATTGAAGGAAAAAAGGTGACACCTATCCATGCAGATGTTTCATTAATAAATACTTCTGATGAATTAAATATTGAAGGATTCAAGAAGTGGCTTCCAGAATATAAAGCAACGGAGTTTGTTCTTGAAGATGGAAAATACGTTGTTGGGAGAGAAGTCGAAAAAATGTCCAAATCCAAGTACAATGTGGTAAGTCCGGATAGTATTTGTGAAGATTATGGGGCAGACTCTTTACGTTTGTATGAAATGTTCTTGGGGCCTTTGGAGCAGTCCAAACCGTGGAATACTGCTGGGATTTCAGGAACGCATTCGTTCTTGAAAAAGTTATGGCGTTTATATTTTGATGAGAATGGTGCCAAGTTTACCAATGCAGAACCTACGAAGGACAATTTAAAAACATTGCACAAAACCATAAAAAAGGTAGAGGAAGATATTGAGAATTTCTCTTTTAATACATCGGTATCTACTTTTATGATCTGTGTAAATGAGCTTATAAGTCAAAAATGTACCAGCCGAGCTATTTTGGAGCCATTGGCCATATTGGTATCACCTTATGCGCCACACATTGCGGAGGAGCTTTGGGAGCAGTTAGGGCATGATGAATCTATTGCGACAGTATCATTCCCAATATTTGACGGGAGTCATTTGGTTGAAAGCACCAAGCAATACCCTATCTCATTTAATGGTAAAATGAGATTTACATTGGAGTTGCCATTGGATATGGGCAAAGATGAAATAGAAGAGACTGTAATGGCCCACGAAAAGACCCAACAGCAATTACAGGGTAGAACACCTAAGAAAATCATTGTAGTTCCTGGAAAGATTGTTAATATCGTGGGATAGTTGTTCCTTTTGAAAGGCATAGATTTACAAAATGGAAACGATTGAATTATTAGGGTTAATCGCAGCTACTTGTACAACATTTGCCTTTATTCCACAAGTCTATAAAGTGTGGCAAGAAAAATCCGCAAAAGATATTTCTTTAACCATGTATCTTGTAATGACCTTGGGACTTGCTTTGTGGTTAATATATGGAATCAATATTGACAGTCTGCCCGTAATTTTAGCGAATGGAATAACGTTGGTATTAGTGTTGTTCATGGTTTTTCTTAAGTTAAAGCATAAATAGTTTTAGACATTTTGTCATAAAAATAGACCCCACCAAATTTGGCGGGGTTTTTGTTTTATTCTTAACCTCGATTAAAGGGGATTCTTTAGTATTTTTATAAAATTAAAATAGAAAAATTATGATGGGATATTATATATTGATTGGAGCTATTGCTTTGGTCAGCTGGTTGGTAAGTAGTAAGCTAAAAAGTAAGTTTAAGCATTATTCCAAAGTACATTTAAACAACGGAATGAGCGGTGCTGAGATTGCTGAGAAAATGTTGGCCGATCATGGTATACGGGATGTAAAAGTCGTTTCTACCCCTGGGATGCTATCAGATCACTATAATCCAAAAAATAAAACGGTAAACTTAAGCGAAGGTGTTTATTCGCAGCGTAATGCTTCGGCAGCAGCTGTAGCTGCACATGAATGTGGGCATGCCGTACAGCATGCACAGGCCTATGAATGGTTGAATTTACGTTCAAAGCTGGTTCCTGTAGTAAGTGTTACTTCAGGAATGTCTACTTGGATTGTATTTGGCGGATTGGCATTGGGAGCTGCTGCGGGAGTAGGTTTCGGTTATTGGGTGGCCATTGCGGGATTGATTATGATGGGATTTGCTACATTATTTAGTTTTGTAACCCTTCCTGTTGAGTATGATGCGAGTAATCGTGCTCTAGCATGGCTGAAGGCAAAAAACATAGTGACGCAACAAGAGTATAAAGGTTCGGAAGATGCTTTGAAATGGGCAGCACGTACTTATTTAGTTGCTGCAATAGGCTCATTGGCTACTTTGGTCTATTGGGGCTTACAGGTTTTAGGTGGTCGGGATTAATCTTTAAAAGGTTTCGTTTTGTATTTGATTATATCGTAATCTGTCGGTCTATTTGTTGATCTAGAGAAATAAAAGTTTCTGTGCGTGAAACTCCATCTATTTGTTGAATTTCTTTGTTCAGTACATGCATTAAATGTTCATTGTCTTTACAAAGCACTTTAATGAGTATAGACCAATTTCCAGTGGTATAATGGCATTCCAAAACTTCGGGTATTTTTTCTAAATGCTTTACAGCAACAGGATTACTCATAGCCTTATCCAAATATATACCTATATATGCCATGGTCGTATAGCCCATGACCTTGGGGTTTATGATGAACTTGGATCCGGCCAATAAGCCTGAAGCCTCCAATTTACGGAGACGTTGATGAATGGCTGCACCAGAAATGCCTATGCTTCGGGCTATTTCCAAAACAGGTTTACGGGCATCTTCCATTAAGAACCTTAGGATTTTCTTGTCAATCCCAT contains:
- a CDS encoding Lrp/AsnC ligand binding domain-containing protein, which produces MKSDNKNVKIDGIDKKILRFLMEDARKPVLEIARSIGISGAAIHQRLRKLEASGLLAGSKFIINPKVMGYTTMAYIGIYLDKAMSNPVAVKHLEKIPEVLECHYTTGNWSILIKVLCKDNEHLMHVLNKEIQQIDGVSRTETFISLDQQIDRQITI